In the Bifidobacterium catenulatum PV20-2 genome, one interval contains:
- a CDS encoding UTP--glucose-1-phosphate uridylyltransferase — translation MAPARKGKTLTEDVFEYSAAKMRKNGMTDMAIAQFKRLYEVWRNEEASSWIREDEVEPLVGVPSFHDVYETINHDKAVDAFAKTAFLKLNGGLGTSMGLDCAKSLLPVRRHKARQMRFIDIIIGQVLTARTRLGVELPLTLMNSFRTSNDTMKVLRANKKFHQEDIPLEIVQHQEPKISAETGLPVSFSANPELEWCPPGHGDLFSTIWESGLLDVLEEHGFKYLFISNSDNLGARPSRTLAQHFENTGAPVMIEVAKRTPADRKGGHIVRDKATGRLMLREMSQVHPNDKDDAQNIEKHPYFNTNSIWVRIDALKAKLSAYDGVLPLPVIRNKKTVDPTDPTSEPVIQLETAMGAAVTLFDGATCVCVDRMRFLPVKTTDDLFIMRSDRFHLTDQYEMEDGNYIFPDVHLDARYYKNIHDFDTRFPYGVPSLAAANSVDIEGDWTFGRDVILFGDARLPDTGEPSYVPNGEYVGPQGVEPDDWV, via the coding sequence ATGGCGCCCGCACGAAAGGGAAAGACATTGACTGAGGACGTATTCGAATACTCCGCCGCAAAGATGCGGAAAAATGGGATGACCGATATGGCTATCGCGCAGTTCAAGCGTCTATATGAGGTTTGGCGTAACGAGGAGGCAAGCAGCTGGATTCGTGAGGATGAGGTGGAACCGTTGGTGGGGGTGCCAAGCTTCCATGACGTTTACGAGACCATCAACCACGACAAAGCCGTTGATGCGTTCGCAAAAACCGCATTCCTTAAGCTCAATGGTGGGCTTGGCACCTCCATGGGACTGGATTGCGCCAAGTCTCTCTTGCCCGTGCGTCGCCACAAGGCCCGTCAGATGCGTTTCATCGACATCATCATCGGCCAGGTGCTGACCGCACGCACGCGTCTGGGTGTGGAGCTGCCGTTGACGCTGATGAATTCATTCCGCACTTCGAACGACACCATGAAGGTGCTGAGAGCCAACAAGAAATTCCATCAGGAGGATATTCCTCTGGAGATTGTGCAGCATCAGGAACCAAAGATCAGCGCGGAAACGGGCCTTCCTGTCAGCTTCTCGGCAAATCCTGAACTTGAATGGTGCCCGCCAGGCCACGGTGACCTGTTTTCAACCATCTGGGAATCCGGATTGCTAGACGTGCTCGAGGAACATGGTTTCAAGTATTTGTTCATCTCGAATTCCGACAATCTCGGTGCGCGACCTTCGCGTACGCTAGCCCAACATTTCGAAAATACCGGTGCTCCGGTCATGATCGAAGTCGCCAAGCGCACTCCCGCCGACCGCAAGGGCGGCCATATCGTGCGTGACAAGGCGACGGGCCGTTTGATGCTGCGTGAAATGAGTCAGGTGCATCCAAATGACAAAGACGATGCTCAGAATATTGAAAAACACCCGTACTTCAACACGAACAGCATCTGGGTGCGGATCGACGCTTTGAAGGCCAAGCTGTCCGCATATGACGGCGTACTGCCGTTGCCAGTGATCCGTAATAAAAAGACCGTTGATCCCACTGATCCGACGAGCGAGCCGGTCATTCAGCTGGAAACGGCCATGGGAGCCGCAGTGACGTTGTTTGATGGTGCCACTTGCGTGTGCGTGGACCGTATGCGTTTCCTGCCAGTGAAAACCACCGACGATTTGTTCATTATGCGGTCTGATCGATTCCATCTGACGGACCAGTATGAGATGGAGGACGGTAACTACATTTTCCCGGACGTCCATTTGGATGCACGGTACTACAAAAACATTCATGATTTCGATACGAGATTCCCGTATGGAGTTCCATCGCTCGCCGCGGCAAATTCCGTCGATATTGAGGGCGACTGGACCTTTGGCAGGGATGTAATACTGTTTGGCGACGCGCGGTTGCCTGACACCGGCGAGCCGAGTTATGTTCCGAACGGCGAATACGTAGGCCCGCAAGGCGTGGAACCTGACGATTGGGTCTGA
- a CDS encoding YafY family protein, producing the protein MAEGSNGRRRFSDKWGKHELDVLAVLSSAFPQWLTSRQIAQRVKAYADSYGELADQAAKAAFAKQFQRDRAKLAAMGIAIESRQPEYSSKSEGQDFASYRLQLGDEPRVRLLFGDEDLPILAAANYLARSMSISSAPAHETQHASRTAPRVPQTPIPGLGLDSIAPGLGTQSIPDELVKVVDQRRFAATVDVDGEHLNVAYTDSDDLAMFVLSHPGASIVSPQEAVDAFNRRLNAATQFVPADESTGDDSSTVAAMEINRNSADDDDVEESKGRPKKNSAFQTGSEVDRRLRLMLFLSAHLGEEYSLEELAERFIGKPKSDDELKKFVNVIHKDINTLTTVSDDGEMAGSQFFDIDWSLLDAESIVSATNSLGLERLAGISQQYLSMLTASVSYLAHSSLLPDKLREQAESLYSRLRQHVEPGDMPWLSLTGYEMEPRNFSIVKSAISRSSLLDMEYTDGAGRTQRKLVAPDKIFVDEGVFYVAVWTDVAAEAPADKAKYVKKDTTINKATGKPRIWQVLRISRIEKAELVEPIAKIDIPDVPASELRKWSFDNGTPAVFVTNQDNLSFIDGLSGATVEKCGEGEKVHLIVSSDSWYVAFCIAHARHITAVAPETLRTMIVARAQHELSIGDRENEN; encoded by the coding sequence ATGGCAGAGGGCAGTAACGGAAGGCGTCGTTTCTCCGACAAATGGGGCAAGCACGAACTTGATGTGTTGGCTGTGCTTTCCTCAGCTTTTCCGCAATGGCTCACTTCCCGTCAGATTGCTCAGCGCGTGAAGGCGTATGCCGATTCCTATGGAGAACTGGCAGATCAGGCGGCGAAGGCAGCTTTTGCCAAGCAATTCCAGCGTGACCGCGCCAAGCTTGCGGCCATGGGCATTGCCATCGAATCAAGGCAGCCGGAATATTCATCCAAGTCGGAGGGGCAGGACTTCGCGTCCTACCGTCTGCAGCTTGGTGACGAGCCTCGTGTTCGTCTGCTGTTCGGGGATGAGGATCTGCCGATTTTGGCTGCCGCCAACTACTTGGCTCGTTCCATGTCGATTTCCTCGGCTCCTGCGCATGAGACGCAACATGCGTCTCGTACCGCGCCGCGTGTTCCTCAAACGCCTATTCCGGGACTTGGTCTTGACTCCATCGCTCCTGGACTGGGAACCCAGTCCATTCCCGACGAATTGGTCAAAGTCGTCGACCAGCGTCGTTTCGCGGCCACGGTGGATGTTGATGGCGAGCATCTGAATGTCGCCTATACTGATTCCGATGACCTGGCCATGTTCGTGCTGTCCCATCCAGGCGCGTCCATCGTCAGTCCGCAGGAAGCCGTTGACGCGTTCAACCGTCGCCTGAATGCAGCCACGCAGTTCGTGCCTGCCGACGAATCCACGGGAGATGACAGTTCCACCGTCGCTGCCATGGAGATCAATCGCAATAGCGCAGACGATGACGATGTCGAGGAAAGCAAAGGACGTCCGAAGAAGAATTCCGCATTCCAGACCGGTAGCGAAGTCGACCGTCGCTTGCGTTTGATGCTGTTCCTTTCGGCGCACCTTGGCGAGGAGTATTCGCTTGAGGAGCTTGCGGAACGTTTCATCGGCAAACCTAAGTCCGATGATGAGCTGAAGAAGTTCGTCAACGTCATTCATAAAGACATCAACACGCTGACCACGGTTTCCGATGATGGGGAGATGGCGGGAAGCCAATTCTTCGATATCGATTGGTCGCTGCTTGACGCGGAAAGCATTGTTTCCGCCACGAATTCGCTTGGTTTGGAACGCTTGGCGGGCATTTCACAGCAGTATCTGAGTATGCTTACCGCATCCGTAAGCTATCTCGCGCATTCGTCGTTGCTGCCGGACAAGCTTCGCGAGCAGGCCGAATCATTGTACAGCCGTCTTCGCCAGCATGTTGAGCCGGGGGATATGCCTTGGTTGAGCCTGACTGGCTATGAAATGGAGCCGCGCAACTTCTCCATCGTGAAGAGCGCGATTTCCAGGAGTTCGCTGCTTGACATGGAATACACGGATGGCGCAGGACGAACCCAGCGTAAGCTTGTCGCTCCAGACAAGATCTTCGTTGACGAGGGTGTTTTCTACGTTGCTGTATGGACTGATGTCGCTGCTGAGGCACCGGCGGATAAGGCCAAGTATGTGAAGAAAGACACCACGATTAACAAGGCTACGGGCAAGCCTCGCATCTGGCAGGTGCTACGTATCTCCCGCATTGAGAAGGCTGAATTAGTCGAGCCGATTGCAAAGATTGACATTCCTGATGTGCCCGCATCCGAATTGCGTAAGTGGAGCTTTGATAATGGAACTCCGGCTGTGTTCGTCACCAATCAGGACAATTTGTCGTTTATCGACGGATTGTCGGGAGCGACGGTCGAAAAGTGCGGAGAAGGCGAGAAAGTGCATCTGATCGTCTCGTCCGATTCCTGGTATGTCGCGTTCTGTATTGCACATGCGCGACATATCACCGCCGTAGCTCCTGAGACGTTGCGTACCATGATCGTTGCCCGTGCTCAGCATGAGTTGAGTATTGGCGATCGTGAGAACGAGAACTGA
- a CDS encoding pseudouridine synthase, translating to MPNAYSRAAKAHTHDNEGIRLQKLLAQAGFGSRRKCEEIITEGRVEIDGELVTELGTRVDPKHQEVRVDGSRVRVNPNHVTLALNKPKRVLSAMEDPKGRYTLSDIVGDKYDRIFHMGRLDYDSEGLILMTNDGELSQHVMHPKYEVEKTYIATLEGRISGQVCRRLVTTGVQLDDGWIKLDRCAILDASRDSTLVKVVLHSGKNRIVRRIFGSIGFPVRRLVRTQIGPIKLGDLKSGSYRVLSQTEVRSLSKAVGL from the coding sequence ATGCCAAACGCATATTCCCGCGCCGCGAAGGCGCATACACATGACAATGAGGGTATCCGCCTGCAGAAGCTTCTTGCTCAGGCAGGTTTTGGGTCCCGTCGCAAATGTGAAGAGATCATTACTGAAGGACGCGTCGAAATCGACGGTGAGCTTGTCACCGAGTTGGGGACTCGCGTCGACCCGAAACATCAGGAAGTCCGTGTGGACGGCTCCCGTGTTCGTGTGAACCCCAATCATGTCACGCTTGCCTTGAACAAGCCGAAGCGCGTGCTCAGCGCCATGGAAGATCCGAAGGGACGTTACACCCTGAGCGACATCGTCGGTGACAAGTATGACCGTATTTTCCACATGGGTCGTTTGGATTACGATTCAGAAGGCCTGATTCTCATGACGAACGACGGCGAGTTGAGCCAGCATGTCATGCACCCAAAATATGAGGTCGAGAAGACCTATATTGCCACGTTGGAAGGTCGCATCAGCGGTCAGGTGTGCCGCCGACTGGTCACCACCGGCGTGCAGCTTGACGACGGTTGGATTAAGCTTGACCGTTGCGCGATTCTTGATGCCAGCCGCGATAGCACTCTGGTCAAGGTAGTGCTGCACTCCGGCAAGAATCGTATTGTTCGTCGTATCTTCGGCTCGATTGGTTTCCCGGTCAGGCGCTTGGTGCGCACTCAGATCGGCCCGATCAAACTTGGCGATCTGAAGTCCGGATCGTACCGTGTGCTTTCGCAGACTGAGGTGCGTTCCCTGTCCAAGGCGGTGGGCCTGTGA
- a CDS encoding DUF3017 domain-containing protein: MSHPYVSEDHEGKPWFEWIVAVVVIIATVLAVAGYTKTATAAIAVTAIVTGLVRLVLRERSPWKVRSVAFDAFMGVGLGAGLLILLTIVPVGN; this comes from the coding sequence ATGAGCCATCCTTACGTTTCCGAAGATCATGAGGGCAAGCCGTGGTTCGAATGGATTGTCGCAGTTGTAGTGATTATTGCGACGGTGCTTGCGGTCGCAGGATATACAAAGACCGCCACCGCTGCGATCGCGGTGACGGCCATAGTGACTGGGCTGGTCAGACTGGTATTGCGTGAACGCAGCCCATGGAAGGTCCGGTCAGTCGCTTTCGACGCCTTCATGGGGGTAGGTTTGGGCGCTGGATTGCTCATTCTCCTCACCATCGTTCCTGTCGGAAACTGA
- a CDS encoding MIP/aquaporin family protein, giving the protein MTAVEATSITKEEQSKPLALRVGAELVGSFIICFAIYAICSLGSAVYGINMAFIALLTGIVYAASTVIFGSISGAQFNPAVSVAAMLTGKIHVLDGILYIIAQVLGGIGAGAAIRFLLPASEQVTFKIWMTPTINGFDKNSVSYSTLGNYGVTFSITLAIAVEVIAGIVIVAAALRTTGEHGESDTNHAVAMGLAYGVGTAIAYPVTGAALNPARATGIAIFAQNQGLNEEPLQQLWVFWICPVLAAAVVALIVIISGMVGTKKNTPDAEAADEIENDTVLDEASVSDRNDGEENEQSSAQTYPHEGVESD; this is encoded by the coding sequence ATGACTGCTGTTGAAGCAACGTCCATAACTAAGGAAGAGCAAAGCAAGCCACTGGCACTTCGTGTCGGAGCGGAACTTGTGGGAAGCTTCATCATCTGCTTCGCGATTTACGCGATCTGCTCGCTTGGCTCCGCAGTGTACGGCATCAATATGGCGTTCATCGCCCTGCTGACGGGCATCGTGTATGCCGCGTCCACCGTGATCTTTGGATCCATCTCCGGAGCACAATTCAATCCGGCCGTATCCGTCGCCGCCATGCTCACCGGCAAGATCCATGTGCTTGATGGCATTCTGTATATCATTGCCCAAGTGCTCGGCGGCATTGGCGCCGGCGCTGCCATCCGATTCCTTCTGCCAGCTTCCGAGCAGGTGACGTTCAAGATCTGGATGACGCCGACGATCAACGGCTTCGATAAGAACTCCGTCTCCTACTCCACACTTGGCAACTATGGCGTGACGTTCAGCATCACCTTGGCCATCGCTGTCGAAGTCATCGCAGGCATCGTCATTGTTGCCGCCGCGCTTCGCACCACGGGCGAGCATGGCGAGTCCGATACGAACCATGCCGTCGCCATGGGGCTTGCCTACGGCGTCGGCACCGCCATCGCCTACCCGGTGACCGGAGCTGCATTGAACCCGGCACGCGCTACTGGCATCGCCATTTTCGCGCAAAACCAGGGTCTGAATGAGGAACCACTGCAGCAGCTGTGGGTCTTCTGGATCTGCCCCGTTCTCGCCGCTGCCGTCGTTGCCCTTATCGTCATTATCTCCGGTATGGTAGGCACGAAGAAGAATACGCCGGATGCCGAAGCTGCCGATGAAATCGAAAACGACACTGTTCTCGACGAAGCGTCAGTTTCCGACAGGAACGATGGTGAGGAGAATGAGCAATCCAGCGCCCAAACCTACCCCCATGAAGGCGTCGAAAGCGACTGA
- the purH gene encoding bifunctional phosphoribosylaminoimidazolecarboxamide formyltransferase/IMP cyclohydrolase codes for MTTTNRPIRRALVSVFHKEGIEVLAEAFIKAGTEVVSTGSTAKRLAELGVKVTEVSEVTGFPECLDGRVKTLDPHIHAGILADMTNENHAAQLEKFGIKPFDLVVVNLYPFADTVRSGADEAATIEKIDIGGPSMVRGAAKNNATVAIITDPNDYALVAARIENGEGFSLEERRWLAGKAFAHTASYDATINEWTAKHWPKPATVDQPTAEGEAELNEAKFPAAFTRTWDRAHVLRYGENPHQQAALYLDPLNQNGFAHAEQLGGKPMSYNNYVDADAAWRAVWDFAPQIAVAVVKHNNPCGLAVGATVAEAHKKAHACDPMSAYGGVIAANSKVTMEMAESVRPIFTEVIVAPDYDADALELLQTKKKNLRILKVTEPPKSKTQFRQIDGGLLVQSTDLIDAPGDAPDAWKLVSGEPADEQTIKDLVFAWRAIRCVKSNAILIAHDQATVGIGMGQVNRVDSANLSVERANTLADGANRTQGAVAASDAFFPFADGAEILINAGVKAIVQPGGSIRDEEVFEAARKAGVTMYVTGTRHFFH; via the coding sequence GTGACAACAACGAATCGACCGATACGTCGAGCTCTGGTATCGGTCTTCCATAAGGAAGGCATAGAAGTTCTTGCCGAGGCGTTCATCAAGGCCGGCACTGAAGTGGTTTCCACTGGTTCCACTGCAAAGCGTCTTGCGGAACTCGGTGTCAAGGTGACGGAAGTCTCGGAAGTCACTGGTTTTCCCGAGTGTCTCGATGGCCGTGTCAAAACCCTCGACCCACATATCCACGCAGGTATCCTCGCTGATATGACCAATGAGAACCACGCGGCTCAACTGGAAAAGTTTGGCATCAAACCGTTCGATTTGGTGGTCGTCAACCTATATCCGTTCGCTGATACGGTTCGTTCCGGTGCGGACGAAGCTGCCACTATTGAAAAGATCGATATCGGAGGCCCGTCCATGGTTCGCGGAGCGGCGAAGAACAACGCCACCGTGGCCATCATCACGGATCCGAACGATTATGCGTTGGTCGCGGCCCGTATCGAGAACGGTGAAGGTTTCTCCCTTGAGGAACGTCGCTGGCTGGCCGGCAAAGCATTCGCGCACACGGCGTCTTATGATGCCACCATCAATGAGTGGACCGCGAAGCATTGGCCGAAGCCGGCTACCGTCGATCAGCCGACTGCCGAAGGTGAGGCGGAATTGAATGAGGCCAAGTTCCCGGCCGCATTCACCCGTACTTGGGATCGCGCCCATGTTCTGCGTTATGGCGAGAATCCTCACCAGCAGGCCGCGTTGTATCTCGATCCGCTGAACCAGAACGGCTTCGCACATGCTGAACAGCTCGGTGGCAAGCCGATGAGCTACAACAACTATGTTGATGCCGATGCAGCTTGGCGTGCCGTGTGGGATTTCGCTCCGCAGATTGCGGTTGCCGTGGTCAAGCACAACAATCCGTGCGGCCTTGCCGTTGGAGCCACCGTCGCTGAGGCGCACAAGAAGGCGCATGCCTGCGACCCGATGAGCGCCTATGGTGGCGTGATCGCTGCGAACAGCAAGGTCACCATGGAAATGGCAGAAAGCGTTCGTCCGATCTTCACCGAAGTGATCGTCGCTCCCGACTATGATGCCGATGCCCTTGAGCTGTTGCAGACCAAGAAGAAGAATCTTCGCATTCTGAAGGTTACCGAACCGCCGAAGTCCAAGACACAGTTCCGTCAGATCGACGGTGGTCTGTTGGTGCAGTCCACTGATCTCATCGACGCTCCGGGCGACGCTCCGGATGCGTGGAAGCTGGTTTCCGGCGAGCCTGCGGACGAGCAGACCATCAAGGATCTGGTTTTCGCTTGGCGAGCCATCCGTTGCGTCAAGTCCAACGCTATCCTGATCGCCCATGATCAGGCCACGGTCGGCATCGGCATGGGTCAGGTGAATCGTGTCGATTCCGCCAACTTGTCCGTTGAACGTGCGAATACGCTGGCTGATGGTGCAAATCGCACCCAGGGCGCTGTTGCGGCATCCGACGCGTTCTTCCCGTTCGCCGATGGTGCGGAGATTCTTATCAACGCAGGTGTCAAGGCCATCGTCCAGCCGGGTGGTTCCATCCGCGATGAGGAAGTGTTCGAAGCGGCCCGCAAGGCCGGCGTCACCATGTATGTGACCGGCACCCGCCACTTCTTCCACTGA
- a CDS encoding DUF6350 family protein encodes MMAKNLKYWLKGLAVAAASMIIYAVALGCYIALMLLIISMEEGGDNLSACSVPLTEAVVLLSQGSGFKTGSITLTIMPLLLTVMLIALISSLAKRIGTSFSGCVTGTVGWVLINIFFANSVDTELVDTTGMIIVKTAVVFILGYAIALIPEASLTERGLEWIGKHVSLPVRKTITIGLVLGLLLIAVYLVIGLIVVVYWVFSNQSAMVKLYELSGMQNGSRILTTIAMLAWIPNIAIWAVSWAFGAGFSIGDLAEFTMWSGQGTALPSLPIFGLLPSAIETDWARIALMCIPLALPCIAGIIVMLFNKGFHIRADDADYQIDVKRVVFGLAYPAGTFCMSCVIVTVGSSLLFAISNGALGSKHLAHVGVDVIASTRKVGQPTAVGLFSSWLLTLVAVSMFFGIRWGIKRVREGRSGTSAAVLEPNNREIADAARTVTSTINNKEEQGDNNESTDTSSSGIGLP; translated from the coding sequence ATGATGGCAAAGAACCTGAAGTATTGGTTGAAAGGGCTTGCCGTAGCGGCAGCGTCCATGATTATCTATGCTGTCGCCCTCGGCTGCTATATCGCGCTGATGCTTCTGATCATCTCCATGGAAGAAGGCGGAGACAATCTGTCCGCCTGCTCCGTTCCTTTGACTGAAGCGGTCGTGCTTCTCAGCCAAGGATCCGGGTTCAAAACCGGATCTATCACACTGACGATTATGCCGTTGTTGCTGACGGTTATGTTGATTGCGCTTATTTCATCGCTTGCCAAGCGTATTGGAACCAGTTTCTCCGGATGTGTGACGGGGACTGTTGGCTGGGTACTGATTAACATATTCTTTGCCAACAGCGTCGATACCGAGCTTGTTGACACGACCGGCATGATTATCGTGAAAACGGCGGTCGTCTTCATACTGGGCTATGCCATTGCCTTGATTCCCGAGGCGTCGCTGACCGAGCGAGGCTTGGAATGGATTGGCAAGCATGTCTCGTTGCCGGTCCGTAAGACAATCACCATAGGCTTAGTTCTTGGTCTGTTGTTGATTGCAGTCTATCTGGTCATTGGCCTGATTGTGGTCGTGTATTGGGTGTTTAGCAATCAGTCGGCCATGGTGAAGCTGTATGAGTTGTCGGGAATGCAGAACGGTTCTCGTATACTTACGACGATCGCTATGCTCGCGTGGATTCCGAACATTGCGATTTGGGCGGTTTCCTGGGCGTTCGGAGCAGGCTTTTCGATTGGCGACCTTGCTGAATTCACTATGTGGAGCGGTCAGGGAACGGCATTGCCTTCGCTGCCGATATTCGGTCTGCTTCCGTCGGCAATTGAAACGGATTGGGCTCGAATCGCATTAATGTGCATCCCCTTGGCGTTGCCCTGTATCGCAGGCATAATCGTCATGTTGTTCAACAAGGGATTCCATATCAGAGCTGATGATGCTGATTACCAGATTGACGTCAAGCGGGTGGTGTTCGGACTCGCCTATCCTGCAGGAACATTCTGTATGTCCTGCGTGATCGTAACGGTAGGCTCGAGTTTGCTGTTCGCCATCTCCAACGGGGCACTGGGATCGAAACATCTTGCGCATGTCGGTGTCGATGTAATTGCGTCGACACGTAAGGTTGGGCAGCCCACTGCAGTCGGGCTGTTCTCATCGTGGCTGCTGACTTTGGTGGCTGTATCCATGTTTTTCGGAATACGCTGGGGCATAAAGCGTGTCCGCGAGGGCAGGAGCGGTACATCCGCTGCGGTCCTTGAACCAAATAATCGTGAGATCGCCGATGCGGCCCGCACAGTGACCTCAACCATTAACAATAAGGAGGAGCAGGGTGACAACAACGAATCGACCGATACGTCGAGCTCTGGTATCGGTCTTCCATAA
- the der gene encoding bifunctional cytidylate kinase/GTPase Der: protein MIRVAIDGPAGVGKSSTSKALAKYYGFAYLDTGAMYRACAWWCMNKGIDLDTETVDEQLVTETVGEFFTEGHFDISVDPDDPKVYADGEDISEVIRSSEVSSHVSKVSNIIPVRHVLIAAQRAYIAREAASDSFSEGAGVVAEGRDITTVVAPDAEVRVLLTAREEVRQARRAGQSASGVGTENVAARDKADSKVTNFMSAAEGVLTVDNSDLDFGETLDMLVRIVDDAIEEQQYRQYASNLDDYELDEGDEGLIDGSSFVGGERQSGPKPVGVLAVVGRPNVGKSTLVNRILGRRAAVVEDTPGVTRDRVSYDAEWAGTDFKLVDTGGWEADVEGIESAIASQAQIAVQLADAVVLVVDGQVGLTNTDERIVKMLRASGKPVTLAVNKVDDRESEYLTAEFWKMGLGEPYGISAMHGRGIGELLDAALDSLKKAEKTSGFLTPSHLRRVALVGRPNVGKSSLLNQLAHEERTVVNDLAGTTRDPVDEVVTVDGEDWLFIDTAGIKRRLHKLSGAEYFSSLRTQAAIERSELALVLFDASQPISDQDLKVMSQAVDAGRCVVLVFNKWDLMDDFDRQRMERLWKTEFDRVTWAQRVNLSAKTGWHTNRLARAMRGALESWDKRIPTGKLNAFLGKIQAAHPHPLRGGKQPRILFATQASTRPPRFVIFATGFLEHGYRRYIERCLREEFGFEGSPIQISVNIREKKKRK from the coding sequence GTGATCCGCGTAGCTATTGATGGGCCTGCGGGCGTCGGCAAGTCTTCCACGTCCAAGGCTCTGGCTAAGTATTACGGTTTCGCCTATCTCGATACCGGAGCCATGTATCGTGCCTGCGCATGGTGGTGCATGAACAAGGGTATCGACCTCGATACGGAGACTGTCGACGAACAGCTAGTCACTGAAACCGTGGGCGAGTTCTTCACCGAAGGTCATTTTGATATCAGTGTCGATCCGGACGATCCGAAGGTGTATGCCGATGGCGAAGACATCAGTGAGGTGATTCGTTCCTCTGAAGTGTCTTCCCATGTGTCCAAGGTGTCGAACATCATTCCGGTTCGTCATGTGCTTATTGCCGCACAACGCGCGTATATTGCTCGTGAAGCGGCTTCCGATTCCTTTTCCGAAGGTGCTGGCGTGGTTGCCGAAGGCCGTGACATCACCACGGTCGTTGCGCCGGATGCCGAAGTGCGTGTATTGCTTACCGCTCGTGAGGAAGTCCGCCAAGCCCGTCGAGCAGGGCAGTCAGCTTCCGGAGTTGGCACGGAAAATGTTGCGGCACGAGACAAGGCTGATTCCAAGGTCACGAATTTCATGTCCGCAGCGGAAGGTGTGTTGACCGTTGACAATTCCGATTTGGATTTCGGCGAAACCCTCGACATGCTTGTACGCATCGTCGATGACGCCATTGAAGAGCAGCAATACCGCCAATATGCATCCAATCTTGATGATTATGAGTTGGATGAGGGCGATGAAGGGCTGATTGATGGATCGTCTTTTGTTGGTGGCGAACGCCAGTCCGGCCCGAAGCCGGTCGGCGTGCTTGCCGTTGTTGGACGTCCGAATGTCGGCAAGTCCACGCTGGTGAATCGTATTCTCGGACGTCGTGCAGCCGTCGTGGAAGATACTCCAGGCGTGACCCGAGACCGTGTGAGCTACGATGCTGAATGGGCCGGCACTGATTTCAAGCTGGTCGATACCGGTGGCTGGGAAGCCGATGTCGAAGGCATCGAATCCGCCATCGCGTCGCAGGCGCAGATCGCCGTCCAGCTTGCTGACGCCGTGGTGCTGGTGGTGGATGGTCAGGTTGGACTTACCAATACTGACGAGCGTATCGTAAAAATGCTGCGAGCCTCTGGGAAGCCGGTCACGCTTGCGGTGAACAAGGTCGACGATCGTGAGAGCGAGTATCTGACCGCCGAATTCTGGAAGATGGGTTTGGGGGAGCCATACGGCATTTCCGCCATGCATGGCCGCGGCATAGGCGAACTGCTTGACGCGGCTTTGGATTCGTTGAAGAAGGCTGAGAAGACTTCCGGGTTCCTCACTCCGTCGCATCTTCGTCGTGTGGCACTGGTCGGACGTCCGAACGTCGGCAAGTCGTCCTTGCTGAACCAGCTGGCACATGAAGAGCGCACCGTAGTCAACGATCTGGCGGGAACCACCCGCGACCCTGTCGATGAGGTGGTGACGGTTGATGGTGAGGATTGGCTGTTCATCGATACCGCCGGAATCAAGCGTCGCCTGCACAAGTTGTCCGGCGCCGAGTATTTCTCGTCGTTGCGCACGCAGGCCGCGATTGAGCGTTCGGAGCTTGCGTTGGTGCTGTTCGACGCCTCCCAACCGATCTCCGATCAGGATCTGAAGGTGATGAGTCAAGCCGTGGATGCTGGTCGATGCGTTGTTTTGGTATTCAACAAGTGGGATTTGATGGATGATTTCGATCGCCAGCGCATGGAACGCTTGTGGAAGACCGAGTTTGACCGCGTGACGTGGGCCCAGCGCGTGAATCTATCGGCTAAGACCGGATGGCATACGAATCGTCTGGCTAGAGCTATGCGTGGCGCCTTGGAGTCGTGGGACAAGCGCATCCCGACCGGCAAACTCAACGCTTTCCTGGGAAAGATCCAGGCTGCGCATCCGCATCCGCTTCGTGGTGGCAAGCAGCCGCGCATTCTTTTCGCGACCCAAGCTTCGACGCGTCCACCGCGCTTCGTGATTTTCGCTACTGGCTTCCTTGAGCACGGTTATCGTCGTTACATCGAACGTTGCCTGCGTGAGGAGTTCGGTTTTGAGGGTTCCCCGATTCAGATTTCGGTGAACATCCGAGAAAAGAAAAAGCGCAAGTAG